One window of the Actinomyces wuliandei genome contains the following:
- the murA gene encoding UDP-N-acetylglucosamine 1-carboxyvinyltransferase, producing MVDGLLQVEGGRPLNGEITVRGAKNLAPKAMVAALLGTTPSVLRNVPLIRDVDVVSGLLSLHGVSIDYDQREGVLRLDPSKVEAAHVADIDAHAGSSRIPILFCGPLLHRLGEAFIPDLGGCRIGDRPIDFHLEILRQFGADVDKQAQGIRLTAPHGLNGTVIDLPYPSVGATEQTLLTAVRAHGLTELRGAAVEPEIMDLVDVLQKMGAIISVDTDRTIHVEGVEELGGYNHAALPDRIEAASWASAALATRGDVFVRGARQSHMTTFLNTFRKVGGAFDVRDDGIRFYHPGGDLRSSVVETNVHPGFMTDWQQPLVVALTQAEGLSIVHETVYENRFGFTGALRKMGATIQVYRECLGGTACRFGQRNFYHSAVISGPAPLRGADIVVPDLRGGFSHLIAALAAEGTSRVEGVNLIDRGYESFMSKLAALDADVTRLA from the coding sequence ATGGTCGATGGTCTGCTCCAGGTGGAGGGCGGTCGTCCGCTCAACGGTGAGATCACTGTGCGCGGTGCCAAGAACCTGGCCCCCAAGGCCATGGTGGCTGCGTTGCTGGGCACCACTCCGTCAGTGCTGCGTAACGTCCCCCTCATCCGTGACGTCGACGTCGTCTCCGGGCTGCTGAGCCTGCACGGGGTGTCTATCGACTACGACCAGCGTGAGGGCGTGCTGCGCCTGGACCCCTCCAAGGTTGAGGCGGCCCACGTGGCAGACATTGACGCCCACGCGGGCTCCTCACGTATCCCGATCCTCTTCTGCGGCCCGCTGCTGCACCGGCTCGGAGAGGCGTTTATTCCTGACCTTGGCGGGTGCCGCATCGGTGACCGTCCCATAGACTTCCACCTGGAGATCCTGCGGCAGTTCGGGGCGGACGTGGACAAGCAGGCCCAGGGTATCCGGCTGACTGCGCCCCACGGCCTCAACGGCACCGTCATCGACCTGCCCTACCCCTCTGTGGGCGCCACCGAGCAGACCCTCCTCACCGCTGTGCGCGCCCACGGGCTGACTGAGCTGCGGGGGGCGGCTGTCGAGCCTGAGATCATGGACCTGGTGGACGTGCTGCAGAAGATGGGGGCCATCATCTCGGTGGACACCGACCGCACCATCCACGTCGAGGGTGTCGAGGAGCTCGGCGGCTACAACCACGCCGCCCTGCCGGACCGTATCGAGGCGGCGTCCTGGGCCTCGGCGGCCCTGGCCACCCGGGGCGACGTCTTCGTGCGCGGGGCTCGCCAGAGCCACATGACCACCTTCCTCAACACCTTCCGCAAGGTGGGCGGTGCCTTCGACGTGCGTGACGACGGTATCCGCTTCTACCATCCTGGGGGCGACCTGCGCTCCAGCGTGGTGGAGACCAACGTCCATCCCGGCTTCATGACAGACTGGCAGCAGCCCCTGGTCGTGGCACTGACCCAGGCCGAGGGGCTGTCCATCGTCCACGAGACCGTCTACGAGAACCGCTTCGGCTTCACCGGCGCCCTGCGCAAGATGGGCGCCACGATCCAGGTCTACCGCGAGTGCCTGGGGGGCACCGCCTGCCGCTTCGGTCAGCGCAACTTCTACCACTCGGCCGTCATCTCAGGACCCGCACCACTGCGGGGTGCCGACATCGTGGTACCGGACCTGCGCGGGGGCTTCTCGCACCTCATCGCCGCCCTGGCGGCAGAGGGAACCAGCCGCGTCGAGGGCGTCAACCTCATTGACCGCGGCTACGAGAGCTTCATGTCCAAGCTGGCGGCTCTGGACGCGGACGTGACTCGTCTGGCCTGA
- a CDS encoding NAD(P)H-dependent glycerol-3-phosphate dehydrogenase, with translation MRAAVIGSGSWGTTFASLLAQAGTPATVWARRREVAEEINAGTNERYVPGHRLPSTVQATTSRSQAVHGAQLVAVALPSQEARGVLEPLGGTLGEETVVVSLMKGVELGTGLRMSELLTQVLRVPPGRVAVVSGPNLADEIAAGQPTATVVAARDEAVARLVASSCATTTFRPYTNTDVLGVELCGAVKNVIALAVGAATGRGMGDNSRATIITRGLVEITRLGLALGARPETFAGLAGMGDLVATCSSPLSRNQAFGRHLGEGMSVDQAVAASRGVAEGARSARAVLDLALAHGVEMPITSGVVAVVEGTATVAEVTDVLLARPRKAEGVYAPPHG, from the coding sequence GTGAGGGCGGCGGTCATCGGCTCGGGGTCCTGGGGCACTACCTTTGCCTCCCTCCTGGCCCAGGCGGGTACCCCCGCGACCGTGTGGGCGCGGCGCCGTGAGGTGGCCGAGGAGATCAACGCGGGTACCAACGAGCGCTACGTGCCGGGCCACCGCCTGCCGTCGACCGTGCAGGCCACCACCAGCAGGTCGCAGGCGGTCCACGGCGCCCAGCTGGTCGCGGTAGCCCTGCCCTCCCAGGAGGCGCGCGGTGTCCTGGAGCCGCTGGGGGGGACCCTGGGGGAGGAGACAGTGGTCGTGTCGCTCATGAAGGGGGTCGAGTTGGGGACGGGGCTGCGTATGAGCGAGCTTCTCACCCAGGTCCTCAGGGTGCCCCCCGGCAGGGTGGCCGTGGTGTCGGGGCCGAACCTGGCCGACGAGATCGCTGCCGGGCAGCCCACGGCCACGGTCGTGGCCGCCCGCGACGAGGCAGTGGCTCGTCTGGTGGCTTCCTCCTGCGCCACTACCACCTTCCGCCCCTACACCAACACCGACGTCCTGGGGGTCGAGCTGTGCGGGGCCGTCAAGAACGTCATCGCCCTGGCCGTGGGCGCTGCCACCGGGCGCGGTATGGGGGACAACTCGCGGGCCACGATCATCACCCGCGGCCTGGTGGAGATCACCCGCCTGGGCCTGGCGCTGGGCGCCAGGCCGGAGACCTTCGCGGGCCTGGCCGGCATGGGTGACCTGGTCGCCACCTGCTCCTCGCCCCTGAGCCGCAACCAGGCCTTCGGGCGCCACCTGGGGGAGGGGATGAGCGTGGACCAGGCGGTGGCGGCCTCACGGGGAGTGGCGGAGGGGGCCAGGTCGGCGCGGGCGGTCCTGGACCTGGCGCTGGCTCACGGGGTGGAGATGCCGATCACCTCTGGGGTGGTGGCAGTTGTGGAGGGCACGGCTACCGTCGCCGAGGTCACTGACGTCCTGCTGGCGCGTCCTCGAAAGGCGGAGGGGGTCTACGCGCCGCCCCACGGCTGA
- the leuC gene encoding 3-isopropylmalate dehydratase large subunit, whose product MGMTLAEKVWRDHIVSQGADGAPDLLYIDLHLVHEVTSPQAFEGLRLAGRRVRRTDLTLATEDHNTPTLDIDLPIADVTSRAQIETLRANCAEFGVRLHSLGDADQGIVHAVGPQLGLTQPGMTVVCGDSHTSTHGAFGALAFGIGTSQVEHVLATQTLPIAPFRTMSVTIDGDLPPGSGAKDIILAIIAKIGTNGGQGHVIEYRGRAIEQLSMEARMTICNMSIEGGARAGMIAPDQTTFDYIRDRPHAPQGEDWDAAVEYWSSLRTDPDAVFDTEVVLEANDIEPFVTWGTNPGQGLPISGRVPVPEEIADETERLAAQRALEYMDLVPGTPLRDIKVDTVFLGSCTNGRIEDLRAAAEVIRGREKAKGLRMLVVPASARVRLQAEAEGLDRVFTGFGAEWRNAGCSMCLGMNPDQLSPGERAASTSNRNFEGRQGKGGRTHLVSPVVAAATAVRGRLSTPADLPDLPPEVLEDLEPRADRRG is encoded by the coding sequence ATGGGAATGACTCTCGCTGAGAAGGTCTGGCGCGACCACATCGTGTCCCAGGGTGCTGACGGGGCGCCCGACCTGCTCTACATCGACCTGCACCTGGTCCACGAGGTCACCAGTCCCCAGGCCTTCGAGGGCCTGCGCCTGGCGGGCCGCCGGGTCCGCCGCACTGACCTGACACTGGCCACCGAGGACCACAACACCCCGACCCTCGACATCGACCTGCCCATCGCCGACGTCACCAGCCGTGCCCAGATCGAGACGCTGCGGGCCAACTGCGCCGAGTTCGGGGTGCGTCTGCACTCCCTGGGCGACGCCGACCAGGGCATCGTCCACGCCGTCGGTCCCCAGCTGGGGCTGACCCAGCCAGGGATGACCGTCGTCTGCGGCGACTCCCACACCTCGACCCACGGTGCCTTCGGGGCGCTGGCCTTCGGTATCGGCACCTCGCAGGTGGAGCATGTCCTGGCCACCCAGACCCTGCCCATCGCACCGTTCAGGACCATGAGCGTCACCATTGACGGGGACCTGCCCCCGGGCAGTGGTGCCAAGGACATCATCCTGGCCATCATCGCCAAGATCGGCACCAACGGGGGTCAGGGGCACGTCATTGAGTACCGTGGCCGCGCCATTGAGCAGCTGTCCATGGAGGCCCGCATGACCATCTGCAACATGAGTATCGAGGGCGGTGCCCGTGCGGGCATGATAGCCCCCGACCAGACTACTTTTGACTACATCCGCGACCGTCCCCACGCCCCCCAGGGGGAGGACTGGGACGCGGCGGTGGAGTACTGGTCCTCCCTGCGCACCGACCCGGATGCCGTCTTCGACACCGAGGTGGTCCTGGAGGCCAATGACATCGAGCCCTTTGTCACCTGGGGCACGAACCCGGGCCAGGGGCTGCCGATCTCGGGCAGGGTCCCGGTCCCGGAGGAGATCGCCGACGAGACCGAGCGACTGGCCGCCCAGCGTGCCCTGGAGTACATGGACCTGGTCCCAGGCACGCCCCTGCGTGACATCAAGGTGGACACCGTCTTCCTCGGCTCGTGCACCAACGGGCGGATCGAGGACCTGCGCGCCGCCGCTGAGGTGATCCGAGGCAGGGAGAAGGCCAAGGGCCTGCGCATGCTGGTGGTCCCGGCCTCCGCGCGGGTACGGCTCCAGGCTGAGGCCGAGGGCCTGGACCGGGTGTTCACGGGCTTTGGCGCGGAGTGGCGCAACGCGGGGTGCTCCATGTGCCTGGGCATGAACCCGGACCAGCTCAGCCCGGGCGAGCGCGCCGCCTCCACCTCCAACCGCAACTTCGAGGGACGTCAGGGCAAGGGCGGGCGCACTCACCTAGTGTCCCCGGTGGTGGCGGCTGCCACAGCGGTGCGGGGTCGCCTGTCCACGCCCGCCGACCTGCCGGACCTCCCGCCTGAGGTCCTGGAGGACCTGGAGCCCAGGGCCGACAGGCGTGGCTGA
- a CDS encoding D-alanine--D-alanine ligase family protein: MSDQQEPVSPPSSGSRRPRVVVLFGGRSGEHSVSCATAAGVLSAIDRQRYEVVPVGITRSGQWVLVDDDPAALELVEGRPPVEITGEGAGRGAVTVPQGGRGTVLVATPGQPPREVVVDVVLPLLHGPYGEDGTVQGLLETAGLRYVGCGVLASAAGMDKQVTKVLLGAAGIPTVPHVVVSPRTWRRDPELVLDACEALDYPLFVKPCRAGSSLGITKVDRAQDLPAAITTASAVDPKVLVESGVQAREIEVAVLGGRDGQAPRVAEPGEVLMDPEQGAGDFYDYQTKYLAHDAVSMVCPAPLRPEERQLLRDTAAQAFDALGGEGLMRVDFFLTAQGQALVNEVNTMPGFTPYSMYPYMWQVSGTDYTSLVTELIELALERSTDVNR; the protein is encoded by the coding sequence ATGTCTGACCAGCAGGAACCTGTGTCCCCACCGTCCTCCGGCTCGCGCAGGCCGCGTGTCGTCGTCCTCTTCGGCGGGCGCAGTGGCGAGCACTCGGTGTCCTGTGCCACGGCAGCGGGTGTCCTGTCAGCCATCGACCGGCAGCGCTACGAGGTGGTGCCGGTGGGTATCACCAGGAGCGGTCAGTGGGTCCTGGTCGACGACGACCCGGCAGCCCTGGAGCTGGTCGAGGGCCGCCCGCCGGTGGAGATCACCGGGGAGGGCGCGGGGCGGGGGGCTGTGACCGTCCCGCAGGGAGGGCGGGGCACCGTCCTCGTCGCCACGCCCGGGCAGCCGCCGCGTGAGGTGGTTGTGGACGTGGTCCTGCCCCTGCTGCACGGTCCCTACGGTGAGGACGGGACGGTCCAGGGCCTGCTGGAGACGGCGGGCCTGCGCTACGTGGGGTGTGGGGTGCTGGCTAGCGCGGCAGGTATGGACAAGCAGGTCACCAAGGTCCTGCTAGGTGCGGCCGGGATCCCCACCGTGCCTCACGTCGTCGTCAGTCCCCGCACCTGGCGCCGCGACCCTGAGCTGGTCCTGGACGCGTGCGAGGCGCTGGACTACCCCCTGTTCGTCAAGCCGTGCCGGGCCGGCTCCTCCCTGGGCATCACCAAGGTGGACCGTGCCCAGGACCTGCCTGCGGCCATCACGACTGCCAGCGCCGTGGACCCCAAGGTGCTGGTGGAGTCCGGCGTCCAGGCCCGTGAGATCGAGGTGGCTGTCCTGGGAGGACGTGACGGGCAGGCTCCCAGGGTGGCTGAGCCCGGGGAGGTCCTCATGGATCCTGAGCAGGGCGCCGGGGACTTCTACGACTACCAGACCAAGTACCTGGCCCATGACGCCGTCTCCATGGTCTGTCCTGCCCCCCTGCGCCCCGAGGAGCGGCAGCTTCTCCGGGACACCGCTGCACAGGCCTTTGACGCCCTGGGGGGCGAGGGGCTGATGAGGGTGGACTTCTTCCTGACTGCGCAGGGGCAGGCGCTTGTCAACGAGGTCAACACCATGCCGGGGTTCACGCCCTACTCCATGTACCCCTACATGTGGCAGGTCTCGGGCACGGACTACACCTCCCTGGTGACCGAGCTGATCGAGCTGGCCCTGGAGCGCTCCACGGATGTCAACCGCTGA
- the rpmB gene encoding 50S ribosomal protein L28, producing MAAVCDVCGKGPMFGKNVSHSHVRTNRRWNPNIQRVRALVNGVPKRLKVCTSCLKAGKVTRNI from the coding sequence GTGGCTGCTGTGTGCGACGTCTGCGGCAAGGGCCCCATGTTCGGCAAGAACGTCTCGCACTCCCACGTGCGGACGAACCGTCGGTGGAACCCGAACATCCAACGTGTCCGCGCGCTTGTGAACGGCGTTCCCAAGCGCCTCAAGGTGTGCACGTCCTGCCTCAAGGCAGGTAAGGTCACACGCAACATCTGA
- a CDS encoding lysophospholipid acyltransferase family protein — MVSRQQVSGVENIPADGGFVAVANHLSDLDSLTAMRSIVDAGVPIYSLTKSSLFRVPVLGSVLRAGGQIPVQRSSSAASGSLAEAERVLRAGEAVMVFPEGTLSRDPLKWPMTGKTGAARLAMATGVPVLPMGQWGAHMILDTYSVRLRPLPRKDVRVRIGEPLDLSRFGSDVTDREAVRECTAEIMRAITSLVEELRGLKAPRPFDLKYDGDPGRRRVGVRRPDPVGPGAASPESRPHLGEEQA; from the coding sequence ATGGTCTCCCGCCAGCAGGTGAGCGGGGTGGAGAACATTCCCGCCGACGGTGGCTTCGTCGCGGTGGCCAACCACCTGAGCGACCTGGACTCCCTGACCGCGATGCGCAGCATCGTGGACGCCGGTGTCCCGATCTACTCCCTGACCAAGTCGTCGCTGTTCCGGGTACCTGTCCTGGGGTCGGTCCTGCGCGCGGGAGGTCAGATCCCGGTGCAGCGCTCGAGCTCGGCGGCGTCCGGCTCCCTGGCCGAGGCGGAGAGGGTGCTGCGTGCCGGGGAGGCCGTCATGGTCTTCCCAGAGGGAACCCTGTCACGTGACCCGCTGAAGTGGCCCATGACAGGGAAGACAGGTGCTGCTCGGCTGGCCATGGCCACGGGGGTACCGGTCCTGCCCATGGGCCAGTGGGGCGCCCACATGATCCTGGACACCTACTCCGTGAGGCTGCGCCCCCTTCCGCGCAAGGACGTCAGAGTCAGGATCGGCGAGCCCCTGGACCTGTCACGTTTTGGCAGCGACGTCACCGACCGCGAGGCCGTGCGTGAGTGCACCGCGGAGATCATGCGTGCCATCACCAGCCTGGTGGAGGAGCTGCGGGGGCTGAAGGCCCCGCGTCCCTTTGACCTGAAGTATGACGGGGACCCGGGACGAAGGAGGGTGGGGGTGCGACGCCCCGACCCTGTGGGGCCTGGGGCGGCCAGCCCTGAGTCACGGCCGCACCTGGGTGAGGAGCAGGCGTGA
- the leuD gene encoding 3-isopropylmalate dehydratase small subunit yields MEKFVRHTGVGAPLRRSAVDTDQIIPAVYLKRITRTGFDDALFASWRAGDPDFVLNQEAYRRASVLVAGPDFGTGSSREHAVWALKDYGFRVVLAPRFADIFRGNSGKQGLVTGVVTQEDCEQLWKVLEAEPGTEVTVDLEHRSVEAAGLRCSFQIDDYVRWTLMEGLDDISLTLQHEEKIEAYEQARPAYKPRTLPARHLPKEQVVSARSTQAP; encoded by the coding sequence ATGGAGAAGTTTGTCCGCCACACGGGGGTCGGTGCTCCGCTGCGGCGCAGCGCCGTGGACACCGACCAGATCATTCCTGCTGTCTACCTCAAGCGCATCACGCGCACCGGGTTTGACGACGCCCTGTTCGCCTCGTGGCGTGCGGGTGATCCCGACTTCGTCCTCAACCAGGAGGCCTACAGGCGGGCCTCCGTGCTCGTAGCGGGACCGGACTTCGGAACAGGGTCCTCGCGCGAGCACGCGGTGTGGGCGCTCAAGGACTACGGGTTCAGGGTGGTTCTGGCCCCTCGCTTTGCCGATATTTTCCGGGGCAACTCCGGCAAGCAGGGGCTGGTGACCGGGGTGGTGACCCAGGAGGACTGCGAGCAGCTGTGGAAGGTCCTGGAGGCGGAGCCGGGCACCGAGGTGACGGTGGACCTGGAGCACCGCAGCGTGGAGGCGGCGGGCTTGCGCTGCTCCTTCCAGATCGACGACTACGTGCGCTGGACCCTCATGGAGGGTCTGGACGACATATCCCTGACCCTGCAGCACGAGGAGAAGATCGAGGCCTACGAGCAGGCTCGCCCCGCCTACAAGCCACGAACCCTGCCCGCCAGGCACCTGCCCAAGGAGCAGGTCGTCTCCGCTCGCTCGACACAGGCGCCCTGA
- a CDS encoding AMIN-like domain-containing (lipo)protein, whose amino-acid sequence MGHRVSHPAAVPAAIMLTVSFLSLLGLGACSTRTPGSAAGLQGAATASASASPTTSPTPSSPAAAASQVPTTTGTLTQEERGGQGAPAWGSGSQGQDAAEGSALVITDVRVGSHDDEGYDRIVVELAGEGAPGWSPLWTDQAYSLGKGEPIAVGGDYTLLVTGTGATMPTSPEQQELAYTGTTHFDMDAQGIEQAHVDLAVEDQFQVVLGTDSQTYRVFTLSSPTRLVIDVADDDAGELGDSEN is encoded by the coding sequence ATGGGCCACCGCGTGTCGCACCCGGCTGCTGTCCCCGCTGCCATCATGCTCACCGTATCCTTCCTGTCCCTCCTGGGCCTTGGCGCCTGCTCCACCCGGACACCGGGCAGTGCCGCAGGCCTCCAGGGCGCCGCGACCGCCAGTGCCTCCGCCTCTCCCACGACGTCACCTACGCCGTCGTCCCCGGCCGCTGCTGCCTCCCAGGTGCCCACGACTACCGGGACGCTGACCCAGGAGGAGCGGGGCGGTCAGGGCGCCCCCGCCTGGGGCAGCGGCAGCCAGGGACAGGACGCCGCTGAGGGCTCCGCCCTGGTCATCACCGATGTACGCGTGGGCTCCCACGACGACGAGGGCTACGACCGAATCGTCGTCGAGCTGGCTGGTGAGGGTGCCCCCGGGTGGTCACCTCTGTGGACCGACCAGGCCTACTCCCTGGGCAAGGGGGAGCCCATCGCCGTCGGCGGCGACTACACCCTGCTGGTCACCGGGACCGGCGCCACCATGCCAACAAGTCCTGAGCAGCAGGAGCTGGCCTACACCGGGACCACACACTTCGACATGGACGCCCAGGGGATCGAGCAGGCCCACGTGGACCTGGCTGTGGAGGACCAGTTCCAGGTGGTACTGGGCACTGACTCCCAGACCTACCGCGTCTTCACCCTCTCCAGCCCCACCCGCCTAGTTATTGACGTGGCAGACGACGACGCCGGGGAGCTCGGAGACAGCGAGAACTAG
- a CDS encoding IclR family transcriptional regulator, with protein sequence MDNPTESSSGVGVIDKAALVLNALESGPATLAHLVASTHLARPTAHRIAVALEYHRLVTRDSQGRFVLGPRLAELARAAGEDHLLVAAGPVLAALRDKTHESAQLYRRQGDVRVCVANAERPIGLRDSIPVGATMSMQGGSAAQVLLAWEEPDRLHRGLVGSRFNATMLSAVRRRGWSQSVGEREPGVASVSAPVRGSSGKVIAAISISGPIDRMGRQPGRTHGAVVVAAARRLSEALRHDEDR encoded by the coding sequence ATGGACAACCCCACTGAGAGCAGCAGCGGCGTCGGTGTCATCGACAAGGCCGCACTGGTGCTCAACGCCCTGGAGTCCGGCCCCGCCACCCTGGCGCACCTAGTTGCCTCCACCCACCTGGCCCGCCCCACCGCACACCGTATCGCGGTGGCCCTGGAGTACCACCGCCTGGTCACCCGCGACTCCCAGGGCAGGTTCGTCCTGGGCCCCCGGCTCGCCGAGCTGGCCAGGGCTGCGGGCGAGGACCACCTCCTGGTGGCTGCGGGCCCGGTCCTGGCCGCCCTGCGCGACAAGACCCACGAGTCCGCCCAGCTCTACCGGCGTCAGGGAGACGTGCGCGTGTGTGTCGCCAACGCCGAGCGCCCGATCGGGCTGCGCGACTCGATCCCTGTGGGTGCCACCATGTCCATGCAGGGAGGGTCCGCGGCCCAGGTCCTGCTGGCCTGGGAGGAGCCGGACCGTCTTCACCGCGGCCTGGTCGGCTCCCGGTTCAACGCCACGATGCTGTCCGCGGTACGACGGCGCGGGTGGTCCCAGTCGGTGGGAGAGCGGGAACCCGGGGTCGCCTCCGTGTCCGCGCCGGTGCGCGGCAGCAGCGGGAAGGTGATCGCCGCCATCTCCATCTCCGGACCGATCGACCGCATGGGCCGCCAGCCCGGACGGACCCACGGCGCCGTCGTCGTAGCCGCAGCACGCCGCCTGTCAGAGGCCCTGCGCCACGACGAGGACCGCTGA
- a CDS encoding glycosyltransferase family 4 protein, giving the protein MRVLIVSDCYAPRLGGIETQVRDLARNLLRHGHEPAVVTATPAGTRRGRDVERPDGFPVFRTTVPLPAELPVHPRARGELTWLMEHLCPDVVHVHVGVVSPFAWPGVAAARRCGVPTVITFHCVLGGWSRAVGQLGGLSPVRLWQEAGADLTAVSSMLAQQVLRAGACEPVTVLPNGISLADWHPGPSGEGRPPGAPLRVVASLRWIGRKRPLQVVRAFAEAVRRSGRRDAVLDVYGDGPLRHRLEQEVARSGMAERITLVGRVDRPELARAFAQADVYLQTSPADSFGISVLEARTAGLAVVALGSSGVGDFIDHGVDGLLAEDDAGLAEALAGLMADPRRLERIKHHNRTVPPAPEWDSVTGMNVLAYRRAQARG; this is encoded by the coding sequence ATGCGCGTGCTCATCGTGTCTGACTGCTACGCCCCCCGCCTGGGCGGGATCGAGACCCAGGTGCGGGACCTGGCCAGGAACCTCCTGCGACACGGGCACGAGCCCGCTGTCGTCACCGCGACGCCAGCGGGCACTCGCCGGGGGCGGGACGTGGAACGACCCGACGGCTTCCCTGTATTCCGTACCACCGTGCCCCTTCCTGCCGAGCTGCCTGTCCACCCCCGGGCGCGCGGCGAGCTGACGTGGCTGATGGAGCACCTGTGTCCCGACGTCGTCCACGTCCACGTCGGCGTGGTCTCGCCTTTCGCCTGGCCGGGTGTCGCGGCCGCGCGCCGTTGTGGCGTGCCGACGGTGATCACCTTCCACTGCGTGCTCGGAGGCTGGTCACGGGCTGTCGGACAGCTAGGGGGCCTCAGCCCGGTCCGGCTGTGGCAGGAGGCGGGAGCCGACCTCACGGCGGTGTCCTCCATGCTGGCGCAGCAGGTGCTGCGGGCAGGTGCCTGTGAGCCGGTCACGGTGCTGCCCAACGGCATCAGCCTGGCCGACTGGCACCCAGGTCCGTCAGGGGAGGGGCGACCGCCCGGGGCGCCGTTGCGGGTCGTGGCCTCGCTGCGCTGGATCGGGCGCAAGCGCCCGCTGCAGGTGGTGCGGGCCTTCGCTGAGGCGGTGCGGCGCTCGGGGCGCCGCGACGCGGTCCTGGATGTCTACGGTGACGGCCCCCTGCGGCATCGTCTGGAGCAGGAGGTGGCCCGCAGCGGCATGGCCGAGCGCATCACCCTCGTGGGGCGCGTGGACCGCCCCGAGCTGGCGCGTGCTTTTGCCCAGGCGGATGTCTACCTGCAGACCTCCCCGGCCGACTCCTTCGGGATCAGCGTCCTGGAGGCCCGCACCGCCGGGCTGGCCGTGGTGGCGCTGGGGTCCTCGGGGGTCGGGGACTTCATCGACCACGGTGTGGACGGGCTCCTGGCGGAGGACGACGCAGGCCTGGCCGAGGCCCTGGCCGGGCTCATGGCGGACCCCCGGCGCCTGGAGCGCATCAAGCACCACAACAGGACTGTCCCCCCTGCCCCGGAGTGGGACAGCGTCACGGGTATGAACGTGCTGGCCTACCGGCGGGCACAGGCGAGGGGCTGA
- the thiL gene encoding thiamine-phosphate kinase — MSTAEAGGGSGSLLGGGGSAGVSSGVPDASAQFRDQVVSGLSEEALLRLVAPLLPPAGAALVGNGDDCAVLGLPDARAVVGTDVLVEGRHFRREWSGGHDVGARAVAQNLADLAAMGARAAAVVVGLVLPADTPVSWVLDLARGMARVCEASGAGVVGGDLSSGDSTVVAVTALGSLEGRQPVLRSGARPGDVVVHVGSLGCSAAGLRLLEAGMEEDRRVRALPQALRCLSLFRVPRPPLEAGPALADLGATAMMDVSDSLLRDADRMARASGVVIDVLTADVLTTEALGEGPAGTCEHGGSAGKAGGLPTAGEAGDGGGGTAAVPQGGRHLVGAVAAETSLLTPVAALLDGEDPATARARARQWVLTGGEDHGVLAAVAPRALRRLPPGSRVVGRVRRPGPHQDPGVLVDGRSPALVPDRDEAGGTGLGWDHFGTRG, encoded by the coding sequence ATGTCAACCGCTGAGGCGGGAGGCGGCAGCGGGAGCCTCCTGGGAGGGGGCGGGTCTGCCGGGGTCAGCTCCGGCGTCCCTGACGCCTCCGCCCAGTTCCGGGACCAGGTTGTGTCCGGGCTGAGCGAGGAGGCGCTGCTGAGGCTGGTCGCCCCGCTGCTGCCACCTGCCGGTGCCGCGCTCGTCGGCAACGGTGACGACTGCGCCGTCCTGGGTCTTCCTGACGCGCGTGCCGTGGTGGGGACCGACGTCCTGGTTGAGGGGCGGCACTTTCGGCGGGAGTGGTCCGGTGGGCACGACGTCGGGGCGCGGGCCGTCGCCCAGAACCTGGCTGACCTGGCTGCTATGGGTGCCCGGGCGGCTGCTGTAGTGGTCGGTCTTGTCCTGCCTGCGGACACGCCGGTGTCGTGGGTGCTGGACCTGGCCCGGGGGATGGCCCGGGTGTGCGAGGCGAGCGGGGCCGGTGTCGTGGGGGGTGACCTGAGCTCGGGAGACAGCACTGTGGTAGCAGTGACTGCCCTGGGCAGCCTTGAGGGCAGGCAGCCCGTGCTGCGCAGCGGCGCCAGGCCCGGGGACGTCGTGGTCCACGTTGGCAGCCTGGGCTGCAGCGCCGCAGGGCTGCGTCTCCTGGAGGCCGGGATGGAAGAGGACCGGCGGGTGCGCGCGTTGCCCCAGGCCCTGCGCTGCCTGAGCCTCTTCCGTGTCCCGCGGCCGCCGCTGGAGGCGGGTCCCGCCCTGGCTGACCTGGGTGCCACTGCCATGATGGACGTCTCCGACTCCCTGCTGCGTGACGCCGACAGGATGGCCAGGGCCAGCGGCGTCGTCATTGATGTCCTGACCGCTGACGTCCTGACCACCGAGGCCCTGGGCGAGGGCCCTGCTGGTACGTGCGAGCACGGCGGTAGTGCTGGTAAGGCTGGTGGTCTCCCTACCGCTGGTGAGGCGGGTGACGGTGGTGGTGGCACGGCGGCAGTCCCGCAGGGAGGTCGGCACCTGGTCGGTGCCGTGGCGGCCGAGACGTCCCTCCTGACGCCCGTGGCTGCGCTGCTCGACGGCGAGGACCCGGCCACCGCCCGCGCCCGGGCACGTCAGTGGGTGCTGACCGGGGGAGAGGACCACGGTGTGCTGGCCGCCGTCGCGCCACGGGCACTGAGGCGGCTGCCACCGGGCAGCCGGGTCGTGGGCCGCGTGCGACGTCCCGGGCCGCACCAGGATCCGGGGGTGCTCGTGGACGGGCGTTCTCCTGCCCTCGTCCCTGATCGTGACGAGGCTGGCGGCACCGGCCTGGGATGGGACCACTTCGGGACCCGGGGCTGA